AAGAGCAACTGAGCGGTAATAATATTGGCAATATTCTCCTCTACTTGCATACCCAGGAATATAATCCTGTCCATGATGAGTCTGGAGAAAACATCAATTTCTCTGAAATTGGTTGGTCGTTCTTCAATGACTGCACGGGTCATGTTTTCCACGCGATCCGTATACGCGTCAAAGGTCAAACCATTTATTCCTTGGCCTTTTACGGCAAATTTTCTGAATTCTTCTTTATTGATCATGTTTCAATTTAGCTTAACTAGGCAAAAATAAAAAAGTCCTTAGCACTAAGGACTTTTATTTAAACTTGTTTTGGTATGACTTAGTTTCCTAAAGTTTTCTGAATTCATCCATCGTGACTTTCTTGTCCTTGATGGTGATATTCTCCTTCAGGTAACCAAACACCTTATTATTTTGTACCTGGTTGTAAATCTTCATGTAATTATCTCCATTTTCTGCCTGTAGATAATTCTGAGCAAACATTTCCAGTTTGTCTTCCATCTGCCCGATCAAACCAGCTTGTCCGAATTGCTTTCTGATAAGGTTTTTGGCTTCCTCTACCACTTCATCGTTCTCCACTTTGAAGTCCTGATCTTTTACAATTTTATTTCTGATCAGTGACCATTTCAGCTCCTTAGCATATGTCGCATACTCATCCTGAAGGATTTCGGGAGTAATTTGATCGTTGGTTTTGAGCAACCAGTTTTTCAAAAACTCATCAGGCAAGTTGATTTTAGCTTTCTCGATGAGCGTCTCTTTCAACTGATAGTCGAAATACTGCTCTTCTTCATTCTCAAAACTTTTGCCAACAGACTCTTTTACTTTTTCCTTGAATTCCTTTTCATCCTTTACAGTCCCCTCACCAAAGGTCTTGTCAAAAAGCTCCTGATTCACTTCTGCGGGAACCTGACGGTTAATGCCTTTAACAGTGAAAGTCATTTTACCCTTCAAAAGATCAAAAGCATCATGAGAGATGTCCAACTGATGATGCAGCTTATGACTGTCTGTGTAGAGTTTCTTTGGATCCAGCTCTACCGAATCTTCTGCTTTCAGACCTGTTAATTTCTTAACAGAGGCTTTTTCTACATCATTCAGGTCGATGCTTATCTCCTTATGAATGCTGCCATCGGCACTTTTGATGGGACCATAGAGGGTATCATTCGCTTCAGAAACTTCAGCAGTGATCAACTCACCAAATTGCTTCTGTAAGTTTTCGATGGTTTCACCAATCACTTTATCGTCTATTTTGATAGAGTGCTTATCCACCTTCAATTTGTCATTGATAGCGAGCTCAAATTCTTCTGCAAACCCTACATGGTAAGCAAATTCGAAATCTTCCTGGCTGTCCAAATCGATAGATTCGAAATCATCTTTCGGCATGGGCTCTCCGAGAAACTGCAAATCACTCTCTCTCAGGTAAGCATTAAGCTTTTCAGAGAGCAATTGATTCAACTCCTCTAACAAGATAGACTTGCCATACATCTTCTGAATCATCCCTAAAGGCACTTTGCCGGGACGAAACCCTTTGATGTTGGCCTTCTTGCTATATTCTTTGATCTTTTGCGCTACACCAGGTTGGTAATCATCGGCCTTTAAATTAACTTTAATTACCGCTTCAGTTTTGTTGATTTTATCCAGTGAGATGTCCAATGTGGTAAGTATTAATGTTTATAAATTAAAAACCCTCTTTCACGAAACTATTCGGAAAGAGGGTTGTTTTTTGGTGCGGATGGAGGGACTCGAACCCCCATGCCTCGCGGCGCTAGATCCTAAGTCTAGTGCGTCTACCAATTTCGCCACATCCGCTTTTTTTGGAGTGCAAAGATATATAAAAGTTTAATTTCGCAAAACCCTAAAATAATTTTTATTCATTGATGATTGAAGTTGATTTAGAAGAAGAGAAAAGGGAGATTATTAGGAGGTATCGTAAGCTGCTACGTCATGCCAAGCCGATACTAAAATCTGGGGATGCCAGGATCATCAAGAAAGCCTTCTACATGTCTATGGAGGCGCACAAGGATATGCGCCGTAAGTCCGGTGAGCCCTACATTTTCCATCCTTTAGAGGTGGCCCAGATTTGTGTTAGCGAAATTGGATTGGGCACTACTTCCATTGTTTCGGCATTGCTCCATGATGTGGTGGAGGACACGGAAGTGGAATTGGCGGATATAGAGCGGGGTTATGGTAAAAAAGTTGCCAGTATTATCGACGGGCTGACCAAAATAGCTGGTGTTTTCGATCAGGGGAGCTCTCAACAGGCGGAAAACTTCCGCAAAATGCTCCTGACACTATCGGATGATGTCCGTGTGATTCTGATCAAGCTGGCCGATAGACTCCATAATATGCGTACCCTCGGGAGTATGCCCCGGGATAAGCAGCTCAAAATCGCCAACGAGACTATTTATCTGTATGCCCCACTCGCTCATCGCCTGGGACTATATGCCATTAAGTCAGAACTGGAAGATCTATACCTGAGGTATACAGATGGGGATGCGTACAGACATATCGCATCTAAGATCAATGCGACCAAAGACGCCAGAAATAAGTTTATCAGAAATTTCATCAAGCCCATCAAGGATGAACTTAATAGCCAAAGCTTTCAATATGAGATAAAAGGACGTCCCAAGTCGATTCATAGTATTCATAATAAAATGAAAAAGCAGAATGTGCCTTTTGAGGAAGTGTACGATCTGTTTGCCGTTAGAATCATCGTCGACACTGAATTGGAGAATGAAAAGGCAGCTTGCTGGCAGGCATATTCAATCGTTACGGATTACTATCAGCCCAATCCGGACCGCTTGCGGGATTGGATCAGTATTCCTAAATCCAACGGCTATGAGTCACTTCATACCACAGTGATGAGTGGCAGAGGACAATGGGTGGAAGTGCAGATCCGAACACGGCGAATGGATGAAATTGCCGAAAAGGGCTATGCTGCCCATTGGAAATATAAAGAGAGCAAAAATGGTGACGCTGATAAGGGGCTTGAGCTTTGGATCGGAAAAGTTCGCGAGATTCTTGAGCAGAATGATGCTTCAGCCATAGAGTTCGTTGACGACTTCAGGTCCAACCTCTTTCAGGAAGAAGTATTTGCTTTCACCCCAAAGGGAGACTTGGTCACCATGCCCAATGGCTCCACAGCTTTAGATTTTGCATTTGATATACATACAGAAGTGGGAGCCCATTGTCTGGGCGCCAAAGTGAATCAAAAACTGGTACCTCTCAATTATGTGTTGAAAAATGGTGATCAGGTTGAGATTCTCACCTCTAAAAAGCAAAAACCCAATGAGGATTGGCTGAAGTATGTGGTGACTTCCAAAGCCAAATCTAAAATCAAGGATTCCCTCAAAGAAGAGAAAAAACAGTTTGTAATGGAAGGCAAGGAAGTCGTCAAGCGCAAACTGAAGCAGCTCAAAATCAATTTCACCCAGGAGGCCCTGTTACAGCTAACAGACCATTTTGATGTAAAAACCCCCACAGATCTTTTTTACCTGATAGGTAAGGGAAAGATTGACCATAGCCTCATCAAAAAATTCAACGAGAAGAAAGAAGAAGAGCACAAATACCGGAGGGTTACAGACCCCAAGGGCATGCAGTCTCAGATTAAAAAAGTCAGGGAAAAGGACTTTGATCTATTGTTGATCGGGGAGGATATGGATGTAGTGGACTATAAGTTTGCCAAGTGCTGCAATCCCATCCCGGGTGACGATGTGTTTGGTTTTGTCACGGTCAATGATGGTATCAAAATTCATCGCACTACTTGCCCTAATGCGGCTGAATTACTCTCCAATTACGGCTATAGGGTGGTGAAGGCCAAATGGACCTCTAGTCAGGATAATTCGTTCCTGGCAGGTTTGCGAATAATAGGTACGGATCGTATGGGATTAATCAATGACGTCTCAAGTATTATATCAGGAGAGTTGAAAGTAAATATGAGGTCAATTACGATCAACACCGAAGGAGGCATATTTGAGGGGGAGATTCAATTGTATGTGAGTGACACCAAACATGTGGATCAGCTCATCGGCAAATTGGAAGTGGTACCGGGGGTTGTTTCTGTTACCCGGGACAACTGATTAATTTTGAACTTCTAACTTGTATATTTGCACCAAATTGAAGCCAAGTGATCGTATTTGAGGAGGTTAAGAATATTTTTACCAAGTACCTGGAAGAAAAAGGCCTGAGGAAAACTCCTGAGCGATACGCCATACTTGAAGAAATCTATTCCAGA
This Marinoscillum sp. 108 DNA region includes the following protein-coding sequences:
- the tig gene encoding trigger factor, whose protein sequence is MDISLDKINKTEAVIKVNLKADDYQPGVAQKIKEYSKKANIKGFRPGKVPLGMIQKMYGKSILLEELNQLLSEKLNAYLRESDLQFLGEPMPKDDFESIDLDSQEDFEFAYHVGFAEEFELAINDKLKVDKHSIKIDDKVIGETIENLQKQFGELITAEVSEANDTLYGPIKSADGSIHKEISIDLNDVEKASVKKLTGLKAEDSVELDPKKLYTDSHKLHHQLDISHDAFDLLKGKMTFTVKGINRQVPAEVNQELFDKTFGEGTVKDEKEFKEKVKESVGKSFENEEEQYFDYQLKETLIEKAKINLPDEFLKNWLLKTNDQITPEILQDEYATYAKELKWSLIRNKIVKDQDFKVENDEVVEEAKNLIRKQFGQAGLIGQMEDKLEMFAQNYLQAENGDNYMKIYNQVQNNKVFGYLKENITIKDKKVTMDEFRKL
- a CDS encoding bifunctional (p)ppGpp synthetase/guanosine-3',5'-bis(diphosphate) 3'-pyrophosphohydrolase, which produces MIEVDLEEEKREIIRRYRKLLRHAKPILKSGDARIIKKAFYMSMEAHKDMRRKSGEPYIFHPLEVAQICVSEIGLGTTSIVSALLHDVVEDTEVELADIERGYGKKVASIIDGLTKIAGVFDQGSSQQAENFRKMLLTLSDDVRVILIKLADRLHNMRTLGSMPRDKQLKIANETIYLYAPLAHRLGLYAIKSELEDLYLRYTDGDAYRHIASKINATKDARNKFIRNFIKPIKDELNSQSFQYEIKGRPKSIHSIHNKMKKQNVPFEEVYDLFAVRIIVDTELENEKAACWQAYSIVTDYYQPNPDRLRDWISIPKSNGYESLHTTVMSGRGQWVEVQIRTRRMDEIAEKGYAAHWKYKESKNGDADKGLELWIGKVREILEQNDASAIEFVDDFRSNLFQEEVFAFTPKGDLVTMPNGSTALDFAFDIHTEVGAHCLGAKVNQKLVPLNYVLKNGDQVEILTSKKQKPNEDWLKYVVTSKAKSKIKDSLKEEKKQFVMEGKEVVKRKLKQLKINFTQEALLQLTDHFDVKTPTDLFYLIGKGKIDHSLIKKFNEKKEEEHKYRRVTDPKGMQSQIKKVREKDFDLLLIGEDMDVVDYKFAKCCNPIPGDDVFGFVTVNDGIKIHRTTCPNAAELLSNYGYRVVKAKWTSSQDNSFLAGLRIIGTDRMGLINDVSSIISGELKVNMRSITINTEGGIFEGEIQLYVSDTKHVDQLIGKLEVVPGVVSVTRDN